In the genome of Colletotrichum lupini chromosome 8, complete sequence, one region contains:
- a CDS encoding potassium/sodium efflux P-type ATPase, which yields MATPKFSKRCLLWDYTNTRDRPDAIDQLFTTTSPSDSANKPIAAAVEARAPLTVTPFKSVHNWNAWYPPELKGRLPFRPMIRTRAQLDTEEWDWIRDSDAEMVHYLNEPERQGISPADAAAWWLDKVVPELREKRGKKLVGPACASDPGGEAWLAEFMTIVYEDEKKKKKKKMRPDFLGVHYYSGDVEHAKRYLTSMYERYGLPLNVSEIASISRDPVEVEAFTEELSGWMDEKEWIDEYGWFGCMAHCADDFVSPAAQLMDGEGRFTPLMRRLMGFWSGMMRNTKTGTYTGFLSRVDHWHASSIIRGRIWKLSVDVMGCAYLGANMNQAETSLGLRLGCFFSPSVSPPPRASQKKASRSCPTTRRSSTPKTFILIARAQTLIARLGKSITCRTCTCRVAPVHYDGTQNGFLPDYFSNIFVIFLAPVKTACLSPNLLQSSQLTLYSLILSRNQPMTWDFVTFHQLGSTSKVYQRMRKAENGPSTLYVVAVSEEFCVEAKMSKRYRFTNITAYSQTMKATEKTADSFQEHASGQSNKPLSRPPHSLEAAQVLEELHVDAIQGLDPDDAIRRLAELGRNELRQQKGVQPLKIFLEQIFNAMTLVLLLALGASFGIQAWIEGGILGGIIVLNIFIGFFQTLQAEKTINSLKNLGKPTCKVVRDGKTIEIQTADVVPGDIIDLNTGDSVPADIRLIEAVNLEADEALLTGESAPVSKMPNSVFDEDMGPGDRLNVVYSSTVITKGRGRGVVFATGMCTEIGLIAGALNGGSGDKSRVKRNEDGNASIFAYFAAGYTATKSWIGEFLGLTIGTPLQRKLSQLFLWLFLFAIICAIVVLGVNKFDSRKDVIIYAVTTAIGTIPVSLLLVLTVTMAAGTKKMLERHVIVRNLSSLEALGGVSNICSDKTGTITQGRMVVRKAWLPGCGTYSVHTTNDVYNPFAGEVQFAAGQPEDIGSVSEKEHDLRAEPIDTHHEPATKPALQWFLNVASLANLATLKQAVDDPTSSGEWTASGAPTEIAIEVFASRFGWNRLQLCQGSEASWKEIAEFPFDSDVKKMSVIFKDVASEEMHIFTKGAVERVLSSCNTIAYGDDTRTLTDRYREDIISNMEVLAGQGLRVLALAHRTLSSDLSEAQFADGKAPNRNNFETDLTFRGLIGIYDPPRPESRPSVEMCQGAGIVVHMLTGDHPQTARAIATEVGILPPPEKLRVLAADVAEAMVMPAHDFDALTDAQIDDLPQLPLVVARCAPSTKVRMIEALHRRGRYVAMTGDGVNDSPSLKRADIGIAMGSGSDVAKESSDIVLTDDNFASILNAIEEGRRIFDNIQKFILHVLAANIGFVIALLTGLAFKDETDTSVFLLSPVEILWMLLGTGAFCETGLGFEKAVPDILKRPPQNLKYGVFTHEFILDMVVYGLIMAGCVLGAFTLVVFGFNGGNLGIECNNAYSTACEPVFRARATSYTTMTWIFLLFAWELIDSRRSLFYMPAGFKAWGQHLWGNKFLFLSVTVVFFVVFPTLYIPVLDHVVFMHHGISWEWAIVFVDVFIFMAGVEAYKWAKRVYARRMLAKIDSGFAESNGAQV from the exons ATGGCAACTCCCAAATTCTCAAAACGCTGCCTCCTATGGGACTACACCAACACCCGCGACCGCCCAGACGCAATCGATCAACTCTTCACAACCACATCACCATCAGACTCTGCCAATAAGCCCATAGCAGCAGCAGTAGAAGCAAGAGCGCCGCTTACAGTCACCCCGTTCAAATCCGTCCACAACTGGAACGCATGGTACCCGCCCGAACTCAAGGGCCGGCTCCCCTTCCGGCCCATGATCCGCACGCGCGCGCAGCTGGACACGGAAGAGTGGGACTGGATCCGCGACTCCGACGCTGAGATGGTCCACTACCTCAACGAACCGGAGCGGCAGGGCATCTCGCCGGCGGACGCCGCGGCCTGGTGGCTGGACAAAGTCGTGCCCGAGTTGCGGGAGAAGAGGGGCAAGAAGCTTGTCGGGCCGGCGTGTGCTAGCGATCCCGGGGGCGAGGCGTGGCTTGCGGAGTTTATGACGATTGTCTACGAGGAcgagaaaaagaagaagaagaagaaaatgaGGCCAGATTTCCTTGGGGTGCACTATTACAGCGGCGATGTCGAGCATGCAAAGAGGTACCTGACGTCCATGTACGAGCGGTACGGGCTGCCGCTCAACGTGTCGGAGATTGCGTCTATCAGTCGGGACCCGGTCGAGGTGGAGGCGTTTACGGAGGAGCTGAGCGGGTGGATGGACGAGAAGGAGTGGATCGACGAGTATGGGTGGTTTGGGTGTATGGCACACTGCGCTGATGACTTTGTGAGTCCTGCGGCGCAGCTTATGGATGGGGAGGGGAGGTTTACGCCGCTCATGAGGCGGTTGATGGGG TTCTGGTCAGGGATGATGCGGAATACGAAAACCGGGACGTATACTGGATTCCTAAGCAGAGTTGATCATTGGCATGCTAGTTCGATCATTCGTGGTAGAATCTGGAAACTCTCAGTCGATGTTATGGGATGTGCT TATCTCGGAGCAAACATGAATCAAGCGGAAACAAGCCTTGGGTTGCGTCTTGGCTGCTTCTTTTCGCCTAGCGTCTCCCCGCCTCCACGGGCCTCACAAAAGAAGGCCTCACGTTCATGTCCCACAACCCGGAGATCATCGACTCCCAAGACCTTTATTCTCATTGC CCGCGCTCAAACGTTGATTGCCCGATTAGGCAAGTCAATTACATGCCGTACATGCACTTGCCGGGTCGCTCCCGTCCACTATGATGGAACGCAAAATGGCTTTCTCCCGGACTACTTCAGCAACATCTTTGTAATCTTTCTAGCCCCAGTCAAGACAGCTTGTCTTTCGCCAAACCTTCTACAATCGAGTCAACTGACTCTATACTCTCTCATACTGTCTAGAAACCAGCCAATGACTTGGGATTTTGTTAC GTTCCATCAGCTGGGTAGCACCAGTAAAGTCTACCAACGAATGAGAAAAGCAGAGAATGGGCCCTCAACTCTCTACGTCGTTGCCGTT AGCGAGGAATTTTGCGTCGAGGCCAAGATGTCGAAAAGATACCGCTTTACAAATATCACGGCGTACAGCCAAA CTATGAAAGCAACCGAAAAGACGGCAGACTCCTTCCAGGAGCATGCCTCAGGACAATCCAACAAGCCTCTCTCTCGACCACCTCACTCTTTGGAGGCTGCTCAGGTTCTCGAAGAACTCCATGTCGACGCAATCCAAGGGTTAGACCCCGACGATGCCATCCGTCGGTTGGCCGAATTGGGGCGCAATGAGCTTCGTCAACAAAAGGGCGTTCAGCCTTTGAAAATCTTTCTCGAGCAGATTTTCAACGCCATGACTCTG GTCCTCCTACTAGCACTCGGCGCAAGTTTCGGCATCCAAGCCTGGATCGAAGGCGGCATTCTAGGCGGCATCATCGTCCTGAACATCTTCATCGGCTTCTTCCAGACCCTCCAAGCCGAGAAGACAATCAACTCGCTAAAGAACCTCGGCAAGCCGACATGTAAGGTTGTACGGGACGGCAAGACGATCGAGATACAGACGGCCGACGTAGTACCTGGAGACATCATCGACTTGAACACGGGTGACTCGGTGCCGGCGGATATCAGACTCATTGAGGCAGTCAACCTGGAGGCGGACGAAGCGTTACTTACGGGAGAGTCCGCACCTGTCTCCAAGATGCCCAACTCGGTGTTTGACGAAGATATGGGCCCTGGGGATCGACTTAATGTGGTGTACAGCTCCACGGTCATCACGAAGGGTCGCGGGCGCGGCGTCGTGTTTGCTACTGGCATGTGTACCGAGATTGGTCTCATTGCTGGTGCATTGAACGGCGGCTCGGGAGATAAGTCCCGGGTGAAGCGCAACGAGGATGGGAACGCTTCGATCTTTGCGTACTTTGCCGCTGGATACACGGCTACCAAATCGTGGATCGGTGAGTTCCTGGGACTTACCATCGGCACGCCATTGCAAAGGAAGCTCTCTCAGTTATTTCTGTGGCTGTTTCTGTTTGCTATTATCTGTGCCATCGTTGTTCTTGGCGTCAACAAGTTTGATTCTCGCAAGGATGTGATTATCTACGCAGTCACTACCGCGATTGGGACGATTCCTGTTTCTTTGTTACTGGTCCTGACTGTCACCATGGCTGCTGGCACCAAGAAGATGCTTGAGAGACACGTCATTGTTCGGAATCTGTCCAGTCTGGAAGCGCTTGGAGGAGTTAGCA ATATCTGCTCCGACAAGACCGGTACGATTACCCAAGGACGTATGGTAGTCCGAAAGGCATGGCTTCCGGGCTGCGGCACGTACTCTGTCCACACCACGAACGACGTATACAATCCTTTTGCCGGTGAAGTCCAGTTTGCGGCTGGCCAACCAGAGGACATCGGCTCCGTCTCCGAGAAAGAGCACGATCTACGGGCCGAGCCAATTGATACGCACCACGAGCCTGCGACGAAGCCTGCTCTGCAATGGTTCTTGAATGTCGCGTCGCTTGCAAATCTGGCAACGTTGAAGCAGGCCGTAGACGATCCCACCAGCTCTGGGGAGTGGACAGCTAGCGGAGCACCCACTGAGATTGCTATTGAGGTGTTTGCGTCCCGGTTTGGCTGGAACAGATTGCAGCTGTGCCAAGGCTCAGAAGCTTCTTGGAAAGAAATTGCAGAGTTTCCCTTTGACTCGGATGTCAAAAAGATGTCTGTCATCTTCAAGGATGTGGCCTCGGAAGAGATGCATATCTTCACAAAG GGCGCTGTCGAGCGCGTCTTAAGCTCTTGCAACACTATCGCGTACGGTGACGATACCCGTACTCTGACCGACCGCTATAGAGAAGACATCATATCCAACATGGAGGTGCTGGCCGGCCAAGGTCTACGTGTTCTCGCGCTCGCACATCGAACTCTTAGCAGTGACCTTTCGGAAGCCCAATTTGCAGACGGCAAAGCCCCAAATCGCAACAACTTCGAGACTGATCTCACCTTCCGCGGCCTCATCGGTATCTACGATCCTCCCCGTCCCGAGTCCCGGCCTAGTGTTGAGATGTGCCAAGGAGCTGGCATCGTCGTCCACATGCTCACCGGCGACCACCCCCAGACCGCCCGAGCCATCGCCACAGAGGTTGGCATCCTGCCACCGCCCGAAAAGCTCCGGGTCCTCGCTGCCGACGTTGCCGAGGCGATGGTCATGCCCGCACACGATTTTGACGCCCTGACTGACGCCCAGATCGATGACCTGCCGCAGTTGCCTCTAGTGGTGGCGCGATGCGCACCGAGTACCAAAGTTAGAATGATTGAAGCGCTTCACCGCCGCGGTCGGTACGTAGCCATGACTGGCGATGGAGTCAACGACAGCCCGAGTCTGAAGCGGGCCGATATCGGCATCGCCATGGGCTCCGGATCGGACGTGGCGAAGGAGTCTTCCGACATCGTCTTGACGGATGATAACTTTGCGTCCATTCTGAACGCCATCGAAGAAGGCCGCCGGATCTTTGACAATATCCAAAAGTTTATCCTCCACGTCCTGGCGGCAAACATTGGATTTGTGATTGCGCTGCTTACGGGGTTGGCGTTCAAGGACGAGACTGATACGTCGGTCTTTCTGTTGTCGCCTGTGGAGATCCTGTGGATGTTACTTGGTACGGGTGCTTTCTGTGAGACTGGACTTGGATTTGAGAAGGCGGTGCCAGACATTCTTAAACGACCGCCACAAAAT CTCAAATACGGCGTCTTCACGCACGAATTCATCCTCGACATGGTGGTCTATGGACTCATCATGGCAGGCTGCGTTCTCGGAGCCTTCACCCTGGTTGTATTCGGCTTCAACGGCGGCAACCTCGGTATCGAGTGCAACAACGCCTACTCTACAGCCTGCGAGCCCGTATTCCGCGCTCGTGCCACGAGTTATACGACCATGACCTGgatcttcctcctcttcgcATGGGAGCTTATTGATTCACGCCGGTCTCTCTTCTACATGCCAGCGGGTTTCAAGGCTTGGGGCCAGCATCTGTGGGGTAACAAGTTTCTCTTTTTGTCTGTGACAGTTGTCTTTTTTGTTGTGTTTCCGACGCTGTACATACCCGTGTTGGATCATGTGGTGTTTATGCATCATGGAATCAGCTGGGAGTGGGCGATTGTGTTTGTCGATGTTTTCATCTTTATGGCTGGTGTCGAGGCCTATAAGTGGGCGAAGAGGGTGTATGCAAGGAGAATGCTAGCCAAGATTGACAGCGGATTTGCGGAGTCGAACGGAGCTCAAGTATAG
- a CDS encoding DEAD/DEAH box helicase: protein MPRRAASPTPSDGEVDIADHLFDNGSDAGQDVGDIDFDMDGILNGHEEGQEDEDGDEAFIALKQAASFRKSSNIKGKSVKRGGGFQAMGLNAGLLRAITKKGFSVPTPIQRKTIPLILDRKDVVGMARTGSGKTAAFVIPMIERLRAHSAKVGTRALIMSPSRELALQTLKVVKEFSKGTDLKCILLVGGDSMEDQFSMMSSNPDIVIATPGRFLHLKVEMGLDLSSIKYVVFDEADRLFEMGFAAQLTEILHALPLSRQSLLFSATLPASLVEFARAGLQDPSLVRLDAETKVSPDLESAFFSVKGAEKEASLLHILNDLIKMPQGTPDGVPLDVVPSKKRKREGGGTGKPTEHSTIIFAATKHHVEYLAQLLTKAGYAVSHVYGSLDQEARRINTENFRNGRANILVVTDVAARGIDIPVLANVINYDFPPQPKVFVHRVGRTARAGQRGWAYSIVRELDTPYLLDLQLFLGRRLVAGHETENPSYAEDVVVGGLKRDRIEINMEWMDKVLKEEGDLEALRRVSTKAEKLYLKTRHSASSQSAKRARELVGTKGWHELHPLFGKDASAVEQARNDMMAKISGFRPAETIFEIGKGGKGSSSEAVEVMKQLRKRITPHRGNKKEELDSDDDMDGLNGAEDDSNDGLDGEVDDGAAEAYNSDDSDDNDGLEVTITNTGEKEKKKKPDSWRDSDVFMSYTPRTINAAEERGYGVTSGAQTSSFVQAARDVQMDLTNDETAKGFGEPTRAAGMRWDKKQNKYVARANDEDGSKGSKFVRGESGVKIAASFQSGRFDRWRKANRLGRIQVGGMEKGNLPDLPSGRQYKHKQEKAPKQADKFRDDYEVRKKRIAEAKEKRIGQYKDGAGSRKEIKGVEDIRKARWEKQKRMEKNARPQRNRK from the exons ATGCCTCGTCGCGCCGCATCTCCCACTCCCTCCGACGGAGAGGTCGACATCGCCGATCACTTGTTCGACAATGGCAGCGACGCGGGTCAGGATGTGGGAGACATTGACTTTGACATGGACGGGATCCTGAACGGCCACGAAGAGGGGCAGGAGGATGAGGATGGCGACGAAGCTTTCATTGCGCTGAAGCAGGCTGCTTCGTTCCGCAAGTCGTCCAACATCAAGGGAAAGTCGGTAAAGAGAGGTGGTGGTTTCCAGGCCATGG GTCTGAATGCCGGTCTCCTGCGCGCGATTACGAAGAAGGGATTCTCCGTCCCCACGCCGATTCAGCGAAAGACGATCCCTCTGATCTTGGACCGCAAGGATGTCGTGGGCATGGCGAGAACCGGTTCCGGAAAGACTGCGGCTTTCGTGATTCCCATGATCGAGCGCCTGCGCGCCCACAGCGCCAAGGTCGGCACGCGCGCGCTCATCATGTCACCCTCTCGTGAACTTGCGCTCCAGACGCTCAAGGTCGTCAAGGAGTTCAGCAAGGGGACCGACCTGAAGTGCATCCTACTCGTTGGTGGTGACAGCATGGAGGACCAGTTCAGCATGATGTCGTCGAATCCGGATATCGTCATCGCCACCCCCGGTCGTTTCCTCCATCTCAAGGTCGAAATGGGTCTGGACCTGTCGTCCATCAAGTACGTCGTCTTCGACGAGGCCGATCGTCTTTTCGAAATGGGTTTCGCTGCCCAGCTTACCGAGATTCTCCACGCCCTACCGTTGTCGAGACAGAGTCTACTGTTCTCCGCCACACTGCCAGCATCCTTAGTTGAGTTTGCGCGGGCCGGTCTGCAAGACCCGAGCCTGGTGAGATTGGACGCCGAGACCAAGGTTTCCCCTGATCTCGAGAGTGCCTTCTTCTCCGTCAAGGGAGCCGAAAAGGAGGCTTCCCTGTTGCATATTCTCAACGACCTCATCAAGATGCCACAAGGCACACCAGACGGTGTTCCCCTGGATGTTGTACCATCAAAGAAGCGAAAGCGTGAGGGTGGCGGCACCGGCAAACCCACGGAACACTCAACTATTATTTTCGCAGCAACAAAGCATCACGTTGAATATCTGGCGCAGCTTCTCACAAAGGCCGGTTACGCAGTCTCTCACGTCTACGGTTCACTGGACCAGGAAGCGCGTCGCATCAACACCGAGAACTTCCGAAACGGCAGAGCAAACATTTTGGTGGTGACGGATGTCGCCGCCAGAGGTATCGATATCCCCGTTCTCGCAAACGTCATCAACTACGATTTCCCTCCGCAACCCAAGGTCTTTGTCCATCGTGTCGGACGTACGGCCCGTGCCGGTCAAAGAGGTTGGGCATACAGTATCGTGCGCGAACTGGACACACCTTATCTGCTGGATCTCCAGCTGTTCCTCGGCCGCAGGCTGGTTGCAGGCCACGAGACCGAAAACCCATCGTACGCCGAAGACGTCGTTGTGGGTGGTTTGAAGAGAGACAGAATCGAGATCAACATGGAGTGGATGGACAAGGTTCTGAAAGAGGAGGGCGACCTGGAGGCGCTGCGTAGAGTTTCGACAAAAGCTGAGAAGCTGTACCTGAAGACTAGGCATTCCGCTTCAAGCCAGAGCGCAAAACGAGCCAGAGAGCTTGTGGGTACAAAGGGATGGCACGAACTTCATCCTCTGTTTGGTAAAGACGCCAGCGCTGTGGAACAAGCCCGCAACGACATGATGGCCAAGATCAGTGGCTTCAGGCCTGCTGAGACCATTTTCGAGATTGGAAAGGGAGGCAAGGGGTCGAGCAGTGAGGCGGTCGAAGTCATGAAGCAGCTAAGGAAACGTATCACACCACACCGCGGCAACAAGAAGGAGGAGCTAGACTCAGACGACGACATGGATGGTCTGAACGGTGCCGAGGACGACTCAAATGACGGACTCGATGGGGAAGTGGACGACGGCGCCGCAGAAGCCTACAACTCTGACGATTCCGACGACAACGACGGTCTCGAGGTTACAATCACCAACACAggcgagaaggagaagaagaagaagccggATTCCTGGCGCGACTCGGACGTTTTCATGTCCTACACCCCGAGAACGATCAACGCAGCCGAGGAGCGTGGGTACGGTGTCACATCGGGCGCGCAGACGTCGAGTTTCGTGCAGGCGGCGCGCGACGTGCAAATGGACCTCACAAACGACGAGACGGCCAAGGGCTTCGGCGAGCCGACGCGGGCGGCGGGCATGCGCTGGGACAAGAAGCAGAACAAGTACGTGGCGCGGGCCAACGACGAGGACGGCTCCAAGGGATCCAAGTTCGTGCGCGGCGAGAGCGGCGTCAAGATCGCGGCCAGCTTCCAGAGCGGGCGGTTCGACCGCTGGCGCAAGGCCAACCGGCTGGGGCGCATCCAGGTGGGCGGCATGGAGAAGGGCAACCTGCCGGACCTGCCGTCCGGTCGGCAGTACAAGCACAAGCAGGAGAAGGCGCCGAAGCAGGCCGACAAGTTCCGGGACGACTACGAGGTGCGAAAGAAGAGGATCGCCGAGGCCAAGGAGAAGCGCATCGGCCAGTACAAGGACGGTGCGGGCAGTCGCAAGGAGATCAAGGGTGTCGAGGACATCAGGAAGGCGAGATGGGAGAAGCAGAAGCGCATGGAGAAGAACGCGAGACCGCAGCGCAACAGGAAGTAG
- a CDS encoding DnaJ domain-containing protein produces the protein MASEDVKEEKAALDALEIEAKEFDKDAEIDRILKAFRLDAYAVLDLQPGVPESDIKICYRKKSLLIHPDKTKNPLAPDAFDRLKKAQTELMDEKHRERLDEAIADARMLLIRENKWTVDSPELKTDDFAKKWRNKAREVLIDNEHRRRRQMKAQMQEEGREQKKEEEEIEQRKRKRQHDQDWEATRDQRISSWRDFQKGKSGDGKKKKKMKPIGLDYGFSGTKHVYSMVLSANQIAMLVSPSPKRSPYPLSGVIFVY, from the exons ATGGCGAGCGAAGACGTCAAAGAAGAGAAGGCTGCACTCGACGCGCTCGAGATCGAGGCAAAGGAGTTCGACAAG GATGCAGAAATCGACAGAATCCTAAAAGCCTTTAGGCTAGACGCCTACGCCGTCCTCGACCTACAACCAGGCGTCCCCGAATCCGACATCAAAATCTGCTACCGCAAAAAGTCCCTCCTCATCCATCCAGACAAGACCAAGAACCCGCTCGCGCCCGACGCCTTTGACCGCCTGAAAAAGGCGCAAACAGAGCTCATGGACGAGAAGCACCGCGAGCGCCTCGACGAGGCCATTGCCGACGCCCGCATGCTCCTCATCCGCGAGAACAAGTGGACCGTCGACAGCCCCGAGCTCAAGACGGACGACTTTGCGAAAAAGTGGCGCAACAAGGCGCGCGAGGTGCTCATCGATAACGAGCAccgccggcggcggcagatGAAGGCGCAAATGCAGGAGGAGGGCCGCGagcagaagaaggaggaggaggagattgAGCAGCGGAAGCGAAAGAGGCAGCACGACCAGGACTGGGAGGCGACGCGGGACCAGCGCATCAGCAGCTGGCGGGATTTCCAAAAGGGAAAGTCGGGCGacgggaagaagaagaagaagatgaagCCTATTG GTCTCGACTACGGATTTTCGGGCACAAAGCATGTGTACAGCATGGTTTTATCAGCAAATCA AATTGCAATGCTCGTGTCTCCTTCCCCCAAACGTTCCCCTTATCCCCTCTCGGGGGTCATTTTCGTCTACTAG